A window of Polyodon spathula isolate WHYD16114869_AA chromosome 22, ASM1765450v1, whole genome shotgun sequence contains these coding sequences:
- the LOC121297595 gene encoding small G protein signaling modulator 1-like isoform X2 yields MATAMAEAETRQKLLRTVKKEVKQIMEEAVTRKFVHEDSSHIVSFCAAVEACVLHGLKRRAAGFLRSNKIAALFMKVGKSFPLADELCRKAQELEQIIESKRNQIPLNPDSTRKLQKLPSVSPQVIKHLWIRTALIEKVLDKIVHYLVENSSKFYEKEAVLMDPVDGPILASLLVGPCALEYTKMKTADHFWTDPSADELVQRHRIHSGHCRQDSPTKRPALCIQKRHSSGSMDDRLSPSARDYVESLHQNSRATLLFGKNNVLVQPKDDMEAIPGYLSLHQTADIMTLKWTPNQLMNGSVGDLDYEKSVYWDYAMTIRLEEIVYLHCHQLVDSGGTVVLVSQDGIQRPPLRFPKGGHLLQFLSCLENGLLPRGQLDPPLWSQRGKGKVFPKLRNRSPHGSPESVSDKEEEEATDYVFRILFPGSQSEFVTIIHCRHHHHPRPSPSSLSRSLSLNLRKLPPRRVPAGRILVIPKHSSSFSGRSSQTPAPNPSRTRHGLSQDLMDQGAALWHPTARKSSCSSCSQNGSSDAGPPNDCNRERAPLKLLCDNMKYQIISRAFYGWFAYCRHMSTVRTHLSALVNHTIVDRDVPHEAGGGLTAEMWQKYLQDCKVYEEQELLRLVYFGGVEPTIRREVWPFLLGHYQFGMSENDRKEVDDQMRACYEQTMSEWLGCEAIVRQREKEQHAAALAKCSSGASLDSTMQKMMHHDSTVSNESSQSCSSDRQSHARLQSDSSSSTQVFESAEEMEQIETEVRAEESVKAAKRPNGTAPNGTCSPDSGHPSSRNFSITSGFSDRSFSTEDSGAGTESAVKTSGQQPPQAPTKQKQEGASPSKKTPVQGIEDAARGQATEETVPPVSKGAAEQTRPDSLTTNASSEDLLSATELPSEEGPLPGVVAGLPMLEMQLDEEAEKQSLVGSEDNLSEEPEMESLFPQFVSLAVGAEGKTEATSPVTSIGVTYSELLDMYTINLHRIEKDVQRCDRNYWYFTPANLEKLRNIMCSYIWQHLEIGYVQGMCDLLAPLLVILDDEAMAFSCFTELMKRMNHNFPHGGDMDTHFANMRSLIQILDSELFELMHQNGDYTHFYFCYRWFLLDFKRELVYDDVFSVWETIWAAKHTSSTHFVLFIALAMVEMYRDIILENNMDFTDIIKFFNEMAEHHNSKRVLTLARDLVYKVQTLIENK; encoded by the exons CTGCGGTGGAAGCGTGTGTGTTGCACGGACTGAAGCGCCGGGCTGCCGGGTTCCTCCGCAGCAACAAGATCGCAGCGCTGTTCATGAAGGTGGGGAAGAGCTTCCCTCTGGCTGACGAACTCTGCAGGAAGGCACAAGAGCTGGAGCAGATCATCGAGAGCAA GAGGAACCAGATCCCCTTGAATCCTGATAGTACTCGGAAGCTGCAGAAACTGCCCAGCGTGTCTCCCCAGGTCATCAAGCATCTATGGATCCGCACAGCCCTCATTGAAAAAGTTCTGGACAAGATCGTTCACTACCTAGTGGAGAACAGCAG TAAGTTCTATGAGAAGGAGGCTGTGCTGATGGACCCAGTGGACGGACCAATACTTGCATCCTTGCTGG TGGGTCCCTGTGCCCTGGAGTACACCAAGATGAAGACAGCGGATCACTTCTGGACAGACCCCTCTGCAGACGAGCTGGTCCAGAGGCATCGCATTCACAGCGGGCACTGCCGGCAGGACTCTCCCACCAAGCGCCCTGCTCTTTGT aTCCAGAAGAGGCACTCCAGCGGTAGTATGGATGACCGTCTCTCCCCCTCAGCCCGTGACTATGTGGAGTCCCTGCACCAGAACTCCAGGGCCACGCTGCTCTTTGGCAAGAACAATGTCCTGGTGCAGCCG AAGGACGATATGGAAGCCATCCCGGGGTACCTGTCTCTCCACCAGACCGCAGACATCATGACCCTGAAGTGGACACCCAACCAGCTGATGAACGGCTCTGTGGGAGATTTAGACTATGAGAAGAG TGTTTATTGGGACTATGCCATGACCATCCGTCTGGAAGAGATTGTGTATTTGCACTGTCACCAGCTTG tggacAGCGGTGGGACAGTGGTGCTGGTGAGTCAGGATGGGATCCAGCGCCCCCCCCTGCGATTCCCGAAGGGGGGGCACCTCCTGCAGTTCCTGTCCTGCCTGGAGAACGGGCTCCTGCCTCGCGGACAACTTGACCCTCCGCTCTGGTCTCAGCGGGGAAAG GGGAAGGTTTTCCCGAAGCTGCGAAACAGAAGTCCGCATGGATCCCCGGAGTCTGTGTCCGACAAGGAGGAAGAGGAAGCCACGGACTACGTGTTCAGGATCCTCTTCCCAGGCAGCCAGTCCGAGTTCG TTACCATTATCCATTGCCGTCACCATCATCACCCTcgtccctctccctcctccctgtcCCGCTCCCTCTCCCTGAACCTCCGGAAACTCCCCCCTAGGCGTGTTCCTGCTGGCCGGATCCTGGTTATCCCCAAACACTCCTCCAGTTTCTCTGGCAGGAGCAGCCAGACTCCTGCACCCAACCCCAGCAGGACACGGCATGgct TATCGCAGGACCTCATGGACCAGGGGGCGGCCCTGTGGCACCCCACTGCCAGGAAGTCCTCCTGCTCTTCCTGTTCCCAAAATGGCTCCTCAGACGCAGGGCCTCCAAACGACTGCAACCGTGAGCG GGCCCCTCTGAAGTTGCTGTGTGACAACATGAAGTATCAGATCATTTCCAGAGCTTTCTACGGCT GGTTTGCGTATTGCCGTCACATGTCCACTGTGCGCACGCACCTGTCTGCGCTGGTGAACCACACCATTGTGGACCGGGACGTCCCACACGAGGCCGGCGGCGGGCTGACAGCAGAGATGTGGCAGAAATACCTCCAGGACTGTAAG GTTTatgaggagcaggagctgctgcGGCTGGTTTACTTCGGAGGGGTGGAACCCACAATCCGCAGGGAGGTGTGGCCCTTCTTGCTGGGGCACTACCAGTTCGGGATGTCGGAGAATGACCGGAAAGAG GTAGATGACCAGATGCGTGCCTGCTATGAGCAGACGATGAGTGAGTGGCTGGGCTGCGAGGCGATCGTTCGCCAGCGGGAGAAGGAGCAGCACGCCGCTGCCCTCGCCAAGTGCTCCTCAGGAGCCAGTCTGGACAGCACGATGCAGAAGATGATGCACCATGACTCCACCGTCAGCAACGAG TCTTCCCAGAGCTGCAGCTCGGACAGACAGAGCCATGCGCGGCTGCAGAGCGACTCCAGCAGCAGCACACAG GTGTTCGAGTCTGCGGAGGAGATGGAGCAGATAGAGACGGAGGTGAGGGCCGAGGAGAGCGTCAAGGCAGCCAAACGTCCCAATGGAACCGCCCCCAACGGAACCTGCTCTCCTGATTCCGGACACCCTTCCTCCCGGAACTTCTCCATCACCTCCGGATTCTCCGACCGCAGCTTCAGCACCGAGGACAGCGGTGCCGGCACCGAGTCTGCAGTTAAAACATCTGGACAGCAGCCTCCACAAGCACCGACCAAACAGAAGCAAGAGGGAGCCAGCCCCAGCAAGAAGACTCCAGTTCAGGGCATAGAAGATGCCGCTCGGGGTCAGGCGACTGAAGAGACCGTCCCTCCCGTCTCCAAAGGGGCTGCTGAACAGACCCGGCCCGACAGTCTGACCACCAACGCGAGTTCGGAGGATCTTCTGTCTGCCACTGAGCTGCCCTCAGAGGAGGGGCCTCTCCCAGGGGTGGTGGCTGGGCTTCCTATGCTGGAGATGCAGCTGGACGAGGAAGCTGAGAAGCAGAGCCTGGTGGGCAGCGAGGACAACCTTTCTGAGGAGCCTGAAATGGAGAGCCTGTTCCCCCAGTTTGTCTCGCTGGCTGTGGGAGCGGAGGGTAAAACCGAAGCCACGTCCCCTGTCACTTCCATTGGGGTCACCTACTCT GAGCTGCTGGACATGTACACAATCAACCTGCACCGTATCGAGAAAGACGTGCAGAGGTGCGACCGAAACTACTGGTACTTCACTCCTGCCAATCTGGAGAAACTGCGCAACATCATGTGCAG CTACATCTGGCAGCACCTGGAGATCGGGTATGTGCAAGGCATGTGCGACCTGTTAGCTCCCCTGCTGGTCATTCTCGATGACG AGGCAATGGCCTTCAGCTGCTTCACGGAGCTCATGAAGAGGATGAACCACAACTTCCCTCACGGAGGAGACATGGATACACACTTCGCCAACATGCGCTCCCTCATCCAG ATCCTGGACTCCGAGCTCTTTGAGCTGATGCACCAGAATGGGGATTACACACATTTCTATTTCTGCTACCGCTGGTTCCTTCTGGACTTCAAACGAG AACTGGTGTACGATGATGTGTTCTCAGTGTGGGAGACTATCTGGGCTGCGAAGCACACGTCATCGACCCACTTCGTGCTCTTCATCGCTCTGGCAATGGTGGAAATGTACAGAGACATCATCCTGGAAAACAACATGGACTTCACCGACATCATCAAGTTCTTCAACG AAATGGCTGAACACCACAATAGCAAGCGTGTGCTGACGTTGGCACGGGACCTGGTCTACAAAGTGCAGACACTCATCGAGAACAAGTGA
- the LOC121297595 gene encoding small G protein signaling modulator 1-like isoform X3, with amino-acid sequence MATAMAEAETRQKLLRTVKKEVKQIMEEAVTRKFVHEDSSHIVSFCAAVEACVLHGLKRRAAGFLRSNKIAALFMKVGKSFPLADELCRKAQELEQIIESKRNQIPLNPDSTRKLQKLPSVSPQVIKHLWIRTALIEKVLDKIVHYLVENSSKFYEKEAVLMDPVDGPILASLLVGPCALEYTKMKTADHFWTDPSADELVQRHRIHSGHCRQDSPTKRPALCKRHSSGSMDDRLSPSARDYVESLHQNSRATLLFGKNNVLVQPKDDMEAIPGYLSLHQTADIMTLKWTPNQLMNGSVGDLDYEKSVYWDYAMTIRLEEIVYLHCHQLVDSGGTVVLVSQDGIQRPPLRFPKGGHLLQFLSCLENGLLPRGQLDPPLWSQRGKGKVFPKLRNRSPHGSPESVSDKEEEEATDYVFRILFPGSQSEFVTIIHCRHHHHPRPSPSSLSRSLSLNLRKLPPRRVPAGRILVIPKHSSSFSGRSSQTPAPNPSRTRHGLSQDLMDQGAALWHPTARKSSCSSCSQNGSSDAGPPNDCNRERAPLKLLCDNMKYQIISRAFYGWFAYCRHMSTVRTHLSALVNHTIVDRDVPHEAGGGLTAEMWQKYLQDCKVYEEQELLRLVYFGGVEPTIRREVWPFLLGHYQFGMSENDRKEVDDQMRACYEQTMSEWLGCEAIVRQREKEQHAAALAKCSSGASLDSTMQKMMHHDSTVSNESSQSCSSDRQSHARLQSDSSSSTQVFESAEEMEQIETEVRAEESVKAAKRPNGTAPNGTCSPDSGHPSSRNFSITSGFSDRSFSTEDSGAGTESAVKTSGQQPPQAPTKQKQEGASPSKKTPVQGIEDAARGQATEETVPPVSKGAAEQTRPDSLTTNASSEDLLSATELPSEEGPLPGVVAGLPMLEMQLDEEAEKQSLVGSEDNLSEEPEMESLFPQFVSLAVGAEGKTEATSPVTSIGVTYSQELLDMYTINLHRIEKDVQRCDRNYWYFTPANLEKLRNIMCSYIWQHLEIGYVQGMCDLLAPLLVILDDEAMAFSCFTELMKRMNHNFPHGGDMDTHFANMRSLIQILDSELFELMHQNGDYTHFYFCYRWFLLDFKRELVYDDVFSVWETIWAAKHTSSTHFVLFIALAMVEMYRDIILENNMDFTDIIKFFNEMAEHHNSKRVLTLARDLVYKVQTLIENK; translated from the exons CTGCGGTGGAAGCGTGTGTGTTGCACGGACTGAAGCGCCGGGCTGCCGGGTTCCTCCGCAGCAACAAGATCGCAGCGCTGTTCATGAAGGTGGGGAAGAGCTTCCCTCTGGCTGACGAACTCTGCAGGAAGGCACAAGAGCTGGAGCAGATCATCGAGAGCAA GAGGAACCAGATCCCCTTGAATCCTGATAGTACTCGGAAGCTGCAGAAACTGCCCAGCGTGTCTCCCCAGGTCATCAAGCATCTATGGATCCGCACAGCCCTCATTGAAAAAGTTCTGGACAAGATCGTTCACTACCTAGTGGAGAACAGCAG TAAGTTCTATGAGAAGGAGGCTGTGCTGATGGACCCAGTGGACGGACCAATACTTGCATCCTTGCTGG TGGGTCCCTGTGCCCTGGAGTACACCAAGATGAAGACAGCGGATCACTTCTGGACAGACCCCTCTGCAGACGAGCTGGTCCAGAGGCATCGCATTCACAGCGGGCACTGCCGGCAGGACTCTCCCACCAAGCGCCCTGCTCTTTGT AAGAGGCACTCCAGCGGTAGTATGGATGACCGTCTCTCCCCCTCAGCCCGTGACTATGTGGAGTCCCTGCACCAGAACTCCAGGGCCACGCTGCTCTTTGGCAAGAACAATGTCCTGGTGCAGCCG AAGGACGATATGGAAGCCATCCCGGGGTACCTGTCTCTCCACCAGACCGCAGACATCATGACCCTGAAGTGGACACCCAACCAGCTGATGAACGGCTCTGTGGGAGATTTAGACTATGAGAAGAG TGTTTATTGGGACTATGCCATGACCATCCGTCTGGAAGAGATTGTGTATTTGCACTGTCACCAGCTTG tggacAGCGGTGGGACAGTGGTGCTGGTGAGTCAGGATGGGATCCAGCGCCCCCCCCTGCGATTCCCGAAGGGGGGGCACCTCCTGCAGTTCCTGTCCTGCCTGGAGAACGGGCTCCTGCCTCGCGGACAACTTGACCCTCCGCTCTGGTCTCAGCGGGGAAAG GGGAAGGTTTTCCCGAAGCTGCGAAACAGAAGTCCGCATGGATCCCCGGAGTCTGTGTCCGACAAGGAGGAAGAGGAAGCCACGGACTACGTGTTCAGGATCCTCTTCCCAGGCAGCCAGTCCGAGTTCG TTACCATTATCCATTGCCGTCACCATCATCACCCTcgtccctctccctcctccctgtcCCGCTCCCTCTCCCTGAACCTCCGGAAACTCCCCCCTAGGCGTGTTCCTGCTGGCCGGATCCTGGTTATCCCCAAACACTCCTCCAGTTTCTCTGGCAGGAGCAGCCAGACTCCTGCACCCAACCCCAGCAGGACACGGCATGgct TATCGCAGGACCTCATGGACCAGGGGGCGGCCCTGTGGCACCCCACTGCCAGGAAGTCCTCCTGCTCTTCCTGTTCCCAAAATGGCTCCTCAGACGCAGGGCCTCCAAACGACTGCAACCGTGAGCG GGCCCCTCTGAAGTTGCTGTGTGACAACATGAAGTATCAGATCATTTCCAGAGCTTTCTACGGCT GGTTTGCGTATTGCCGTCACATGTCCACTGTGCGCACGCACCTGTCTGCGCTGGTGAACCACACCATTGTGGACCGGGACGTCCCACACGAGGCCGGCGGCGGGCTGACAGCAGAGATGTGGCAGAAATACCTCCAGGACTGTAAG GTTTatgaggagcaggagctgctgcGGCTGGTTTACTTCGGAGGGGTGGAACCCACAATCCGCAGGGAGGTGTGGCCCTTCTTGCTGGGGCACTACCAGTTCGGGATGTCGGAGAATGACCGGAAAGAG GTAGATGACCAGATGCGTGCCTGCTATGAGCAGACGATGAGTGAGTGGCTGGGCTGCGAGGCGATCGTTCGCCAGCGGGAGAAGGAGCAGCACGCCGCTGCCCTCGCCAAGTGCTCCTCAGGAGCCAGTCTGGACAGCACGATGCAGAAGATGATGCACCATGACTCCACCGTCAGCAACGAG TCTTCCCAGAGCTGCAGCTCGGACAGACAGAGCCATGCGCGGCTGCAGAGCGACTCCAGCAGCAGCACACAG GTGTTCGAGTCTGCGGAGGAGATGGAGCAGATAGAGACGGAGGTGAGGGCCGAGGAGAGCGTCAAGGCAGCCAAACGTCCCAATGGAACCGCCCCCAACGGAACCTGCTCTCCTGATTCCGGACACCCTTCCTCCCGGAACTTCTCCATCACCTCCGGATTCTCCGACCGCAGCTTCAGCACCGAGGACAGCGGTGCCGGCACCGAGTCTGCAGTTAAAACATCTGGACAGCAGCCTCCACAAGCACCGACCAAACAGAAGCAAGAGGGAGCCAGCCCCAGCAAGAAGACTCCAGTTCAGGGCATAGAAGATGCCGCTCGGGGTCAGGCGACTGAAGAGACCGTCCCTCCCGTCTCCAAAGGGGCTGCTGAACAGACCCGGCCCGACAGTCTGACCACCAACGCGAGTTCGGAGGATCTTCTGTCTGCCACTGAGCTGCCCTCAGAGGAGGGGCCTCTCCCAGGGGTGGTGGCTGGGCTTCCTATGCTGGAGATGCAGCTGGACGAGGAAGCTGAGAAGCAGAGCCTGGTGGGCAGCGAGGACAACCTTTCTGAGGAGCCTGAAATGGAGAGCCTGTTCCCCCAGTTTGTCTCGCTGGCTGTGGGAGCGGAGGGTAAAACCGAAGCCACGTCCCCTGTCACTTCCATTGGGGTCACCTACTCT CAGGAGCTGCTGGACATGTACACAATCAACCTGCACCGTATCGAGAAAGACGTGCAGAGGTGCGACCGAAACTACTGGTACTTCACTCCTGCCAATCTGGAGAAACTGCGCAACATCATGTGCAG CTACATCTGGCAGCACCTGGAGATCGGGTATGTGCAAGGCATGTGCGACCTGTTAGCTCCCCTGCTGGTCATTCTCGATGACG AGGCAATGGCCTTCAGCTGCTTCACGGAGCTCATGAAGAGGATGAACCACAACTTCCCTCACGGAGGAGACATGGATACACACTTCGCCAACATGCGCTCCCTCATCCAG ATCCTGGACTCCGAGCTCTTTGAGCTGATGCACCAGAATGGGGATTACACACATTTCTATTTCTGCTACCGCTGGTTCCTTCTGGACTTCAAACGAG AACTGGTGTACGATGATGTGTTCTCAGTGTGGGAGACTATCTGGGCTGCGAAGCACACGTCATCGACCCACTTCGTGCTCTTCATCGCTCTGGCAATGGTGGAAATGTACAGAGACATCATCCTGGAAAACAACATGGACTTCACCGACATCATCAAGTTCTTCAACG AAATGGCTGAACACCACAATAGCAAGCGTGTGCTGACGTTGGCACGGGACCTGGTCTACAAAGTGCAGACACTCATCGAGAACAAGTGA
- the LOC121297595 gene encoding small G protein signaling modulator 1-like isoform X1 gives MATAMAEAETRQKLLRTVKKEVKQIMEEAVTRKFVHEDSSHIVSFCAAVEACVLHGLKRRAAGFLRSNKIAALFMKVGKSFPLADELCRKAQELEQIIESKRNQIPLNPDSTRKLQKLPSVSPQVIKHLWIRTALIEKVLDKIVHYLVENSSKFYEKEAVLMDPVDGPILASLLVGPCALEYTKMKTADHFWTDPSADELVQRHRIHSGHCRQDSPTKRPALCIQKRHSSGSMDDRLSPSARDYVESLHQNSRATLLFGKNNVLVQPKDDMEAIPGYLSLHQTADIMTLKWTPNQLMNGSVGDLDYEKSVYWDYAMTIRLEEIVYLHCHQLVDSGGTVVLVSQDGIQRPPLRFPKGGHLLQFLSCLENGLLPRGQLDPPLWSQRGKGKVFPKLRNRSPHGSPESVSDKEEEEATDYVFRILFPGSQSEFVTIIHCRHHHHPRPSPSSLSRSLSLNLRKLPPRRVPAGRILVIPKHSSSFSGRSSQTPAPNPSRTRHGLSQDLMDQGAALWHPTARKSSCSSCSQNGSSDAGPPNDCNRERAPLKLLCDNMKYQIISRAFYGWFAYCRHMSTVRTHLSALVNHTIVDRDVPHEAGGGLTAEMWQKYLQDCKVYEEQELLRLVYFGGVEPTIRREVWPFLLGHYQFGMSENDRKEVDDQMRACYEQTMSEWLGCEAIVRQREKEQHAAALAKCSSGASLDSTMQKMMHHDSTVSNESSQSCSSDRQSHARLQSDSSSSTQVFESAEEMEQIETEVRAEESVKAAKRPNGTAPNGTCSPDSGHPSSRNFSITSGFSDRSFSTEDSGAGTESAVKTSGQQPPQAPTKQKQEGASPSKKTPVQGIEDAARGQATEETVPPVSKGAAEQTRPDSLTTNASSEDLLSATELPSEEGPLPGVVAGLPMLEMQLDEEAEKQSLVGSEDNLSEEPEMESLFPQFVSLAVGAEGKTEATSPVTSIGVTYSQELLDMYTINLHRIEKDVQRCDRNYWYFTPANLEKLRNIMCSYIWQHLEIGYVQGMCDLLAPLLVILDDEAMAFSCFTELMKRMNHNFPHGGDMDTHFANMRSLIQILDSELFELMHQNGDYTHFYFCYRWFLLDFKRELVYDDVFSVWETIWAAKHTSSTHFVLFIALAMVEMYRDIILENNMDFTDIIKFFNEMAEHHNSKRVLTLARDLVYKVQTLIENK, from the exons CTGCGGTGGAAGCGTGTGTGTTGCACGGACTGAAGCGCCGGGCTGCCGGGTTCCTCCGCAGCAACAAGATCGCAGCGCTGTTCATGAAGGTGGGGAAGAGCTTCCCTCTGGCTGACGAACTCTGCAGGAAGGCACAAGAGCTGGAGCAGATCATCGAGAGCAA GAGGAACCAGATCCCCTTGAATCCTGATAGTACTCGGAAGCTGCAGAAACTGCCCAGCGTGTCTCCCCAGGTCATCAAGCATCTATGGATCCGCACAGCCCTCATTGAAAAAGTTCTGGACAAGATCGTTCACTACCTAGTGGAGAACAGCAG TAAGTTCTATGAGAAGGAGGCTGTGCTGATGGACCCAGTGGACGGACCAATACTTGCATCCTTGCTGG TGGGTCCCTGTGCCCTGGAGTACACCAAGATGAAGACAGCGGATCACTTCTGGACAGACCCCTCTGCAGACGAGCTGGTCCAGAGGCATCGCATTCACAGCGGGCACTGCCGGCAGGACTCTCCCACCAAGCGCCCTGCTCTTTGT aTCCAGAAGAGGCACTCCAGCGGTAGTATGGATGACCGTCTCTCCCCCTCAGCCCGTGACTATGTGGAGTCCCTGCACCAGAACTCCAGGGCCACGCTGCTCTTTGGCAAGAACAATGTCCTGGTGCAGCCG AAGGACGATATGGAAGCCATCCCGGGGTACCTGTCTCTCCACCAGACCGCAGACATCATGACCCTGAAGTGGACACCCAACCAGCTGATGAACGGCTCTGTGGGAGATTTAGACTATGAGAAGAG TGTTTATTGGGACTATGCCATGACCATCCGTCTGGAAGAGATTGTGTATTTGCACTGTCACCAGCTTG tggacAGCGGTGGGACAGTGGTGCTGGTGAGTCAGGATGGGATCCAGCGCCCCCCCCTGCGATTCCCGAAGGGGGGGCACCTCCTGCAGTTCCTGTCCTGCCTGGAGAACGGGCTCCTGCCTCGCGGACAACTTGACCCTCCGCTCTGGTCTCAGCGGGGAAAG GGGAAGGTTTTCCCGAAGCTGCGAAACAGAAGTCCGCATGGATCCCCGGAGTCTGTGTCCGACAAGGAGGAAGAGGAAGCCACGGACTACGTGTTCAGGATCCTCTTCCCAGGCAGCCAGTCCGAGTTCG TTACCATTATCCATTGCCGTCACCATCATCACCCTcgtccctctccctcctccctgtcCCGCTCCCTCTCCCTGAACCTCCGGAAACTCCCCCCTAGGCGTGTTCCTGCTGGCCGGATCCTGGTTATCCCCAAACACTCCTCCAGTTTCTCTGGCAGGAGCAGCCAGACTCCTGCACCCAACCCCAGCAGGACACGGCATGgct TATCGCAGGACCTCATGGACCAGGGGGCGGCCCTGTGGCACCCCACTGCCAGGAAGTCCTCCTGCTCTTCCTGTTCCCAAAATGGCTCCTCAGACGCAGGGCCTCCAAACGACTGCAACCGTGAGCG GGCCCCTCTGAAGTTGCTGTGTGACAACATGAAGTATCAGATCATTTCCAGAGCTTTCTACGGCT GGTTTGCGTATTGCCGTCACATGTCCACTGTGCGCACGCACCTGTCTGCGCTGGTGAACCACACCATTGTGGACCGGGACGTCCCACACGAGGCCGGCGGCGGGCTGACAGCAGAGATGTGGCAGAAATACCTCCAGGACTGTAAG GTTTatgaggagcaggagctgctgcGGCTGGTTTACTTCGGAGGGGTGGAACCCACAATCCGCAGGGAGGTGTGGCCCTTCTTGCTGGGGCACTACCAGTTCGGGATGTCGGAGAATGACCGGAAAGAG GTAGATGACCAGATGCGTGCCTGCTATGAGCAGACGATGAGTGAGTGGCTGGGCTGCGAGGCGATCGTTCGCCAGCGGGAGAAGGAGCAGCACGCCGCTGCCCTCGCCAAGTGCTCCTCAGGAGCCAGTCTGGACAGCACGATGCAGAAGATGATGCACCATGACTCCACCGTCAGCAACGAG TCTTCCCAGAGCTGCAGCTCGGACAGACAGAGCCATGCGCGGCTGCAGAGCGACTCCAGCAGCAGCACACAG GTGTTCGAGTCTGCGGAGGAGATGGAGCAGATAGAGACGGAGGTGAGGGCCGAGGAGAGCGTCAAGGCAGCCAAACGTCCCAATGGAACCGCCCCCAACGGAACCTGCTCTCCTGATTCCGGACACCCTTCCTCCCGGAACTTCTCCATCACCTCCGGATTCTCCGACCGCAGCTTCAGCACCGAGGACAGCGGTGCCGGCACCGAGTCTGCAGTTAAAACATCTGGACAGCAGCCTCCACAAGCACCGACCAAACAGAAGCAAGAGGGAGCCAGCCCCAGCAAGAAGACTCCAGTTCAGGGCATAGAAGATGCCGCTCGGGGTCAGGCGACTGAAGAGACCGTCCCTCCCGTCTCCAAAGGGGCTGCTGAACAGACCCGGCCCGACAGTCTGACCACCAACGCGAGTTCGGAGGATCTTCTGTCTGCCACTGAGCTGCCCTCAGAGGAGGGGCCTCTCCCAGGGGTGGTGGCTGGGCTTCCTATGCTGGAGATGCAGCTGGACGAGGAAGCTGAGAAGCAGAGCCTGGTGGGCAGCGAGGACAACCTTTCTGAGGAGCCTGAAATGGAGAGCCTGTTCCCCCAGTTTGTCTCGCTGGCTGTGGGAGCGGAGGGTAAAACCGAAGCCACGTCCCCTGTCACTTCCATTGGGGTCACCTACTCT CAGGAGCTGCTGGACATGTACACAATCAACCTGCACCGTATCGAGAAAGACGTGCAGAGGTGCGACCGAAACTACTGGTACTTCACTCCTGCCAATCTGGAGAAACTGCGCAACATCATGTGCAG CTACATCTGGCAGCACCTGGAGATCGGGTATGTGCAAGGCATGTGCGACCTGTTAGCTCCCCTGCTGGTCATTCTCGATGACG AGGCAATGGCCTTCAGCTGCTTCACGGAGCTCATGAAGAGGATGAACCACAACTTCCCTCACGGAGGAGACATGGATACACACTTCGCCAACATGCGCTCCCTCATCCAG ATCCTGGACTCCGAGCTCTTTGAGCTGATGCACCAGAATGGGGATTACACACATTTCTATTTCTGCTACCGCTGGTTCCTTCTGGACTTCAAACGAG AACTGGTGTACGATGATGTGTTCTCAGTGTGGGAGACTATCTGGGCTGCGAAGCACACGTCATCGACCCACTTCGTGCTCTTCATCGCTCTGGCAATGGTGGAAATGTACAGAGACATCATCCTGGAAAACAACATGGACTTCACCGACATCATCAAGTTCTTCAACG AAATGGCTGAACACCACAATAGCAAGCGTGTGCTGACGTTGGCACGGGACCTGGTCTACAAAGTGCAGACACTCATCGAGAACAAGTGA